A section of the Campylobacter lanienae NCTC 13004 genome encodes:
- a CDS encoding mechanosensitive ion channel domain-containing protein has protein sequence MKKFTLKFLLIFNLFCNILLSNELISVSDKIISLNSQLTIIKEQNASINDEISILQKEKDSLIKSLPALITSSSDFNQTQINSYIKVLNKELRKYQPSSNHYIKTQINLASINLDKIYYLTLSQISTAFKDYDQTPDEALIDAITQIQISNYQEIKALSQDQTQIYKDDIDALELKRQTYSEILNYLKDNSELFDSNFVLTSLNLQSVIDKINSSLNLNSNSINIGKIVIIILVCIFFILIPRLTSLLLYRIFITILSRYQNTQNQFKEQFVAAIRLPVFTFFIIYALNLSLIIAYYPSTINIEIKNYFDIAYSVVIAWFVIGALDGYGIMLLSKIAQKSGRKEVINLIIKVLYFIVILITILVILSKIGFDISTIIASLGIGGLAVALATKDIIANFFASILLLFDSSFSQGDWIVCAGIEGTVVEVGLRKTTIRTFDNALVFVPNSKIMSENIKNWNRRKVGRQIKMQVGLSYTTSKESIQNCINDIKQMLLNHPGIAKSGIDSALNSNDARIKYRQSMVSVDDLDGYKSNLFVVLDEFGDNSINILIYCFSKSVIWGEYLATKEDVMLKIIEIVERYDDASFAFPSRSLYIESIPKIQIYKGEKSV, from the coding sequence ATGAAGAAATTTACTCTCAAATTTTTACTGATTTTTAATCTATTTTGTAATATCTTATTATCAAATGAGCTAATTAGCGTAAGTGATAAAATCATATCGCTAAATTCTCAATTAACCATAATAAAAGAGCAAAATGCTAGCATTAATGATGAGATATCCATTCTACAAAAAGAAAAAGATAGCCTTATCAAGAGCCTACCAGCACTTATAACTAGCAGTAGCGACTTCAATCAAACGCAGATAAACTCATACATAAAAGTACTAAATAAAGAGCTTAGAAAATATCAGCCTAGCTCTAATCACTATATCAAAACTCAAATAAATTTAGCATCTATAAATTTAGACAAAATTTACTACCTAACTCTATCTCAAATTTCAACAGCCTTCAAAGACTACGACCAAACCCCAGATGAAGCCTTGATAGATGCTATAACTCAAATTCAAATCTCAAACTACCAAGAGATAAAAGCCCTAAGCCAAGACCAAACTCAAATTTATAAAGATGATATAGACGCCTTAGAGCTAAAAAGGCAAACTTATAGCGAAATTCTCAACTATTTAAAGGATAACTCTGAACTATTTGATAGCAATTTTGTACTAACTAGCCTAAATTTACAAAGCGTAATTGACAAGATAAACTCATCTCTAAACCTCAACTCAAATTCTATAAATATCGGCAAAATAGTGATTATAATCTTAGTTTGTATATTTTTTATCTTAATACCAAGACTAACCTCACTTTTGCTTTATAGGATATTTATCACCATCTTATCACGCTATCAAAATACACAAAATCAATTTAAAGAGCAGTTTGTAGCTGCTATCAGGCTACCGGTATTTACATTTTTTATTATTTATGCTTTAAATTTATCTTTGATAATTGCCTATTATCCTTCCACCATAAATATAGAGATAAAAAACTACTTCGATATCGCTTATAGCGTGGTTATAGCGTGGTTTGTGATAGGCGCCCTTGATGGATATGGCATAATGCTATTATCCAAAATCGCCCAAAAATCAGGCCGAAAAGAGGTGATAAATCTTATAATTAAAGTCCTATATTTCATCGTTATTCTCATTACAATTTTGGTAATTTTAAGCAAAATTGGCTTTGATATCAGCACCATTATCGCCTCCCTTGGTATCGGCGGATTAGCCGTAGCATTAGCAACAAAGGATATTATAGCCAACTTTTTTGCTTCGATTTTACTGCTTTTTGATAGCTCATTTAGTCAAGGCGATTGGATAGTTTGTGCTGGGATAGAAGGTACCGTAGTAGAAGTCGGACTTAGAAAAACCACTATTAGGACTTTTGATAATGCCTTGGTATTTGTACCAAATTCAAAAATCATGAGCGAAAATATCAAAAACTGGAATCGCCGCAAAGTCGGCCGCCAAATCAAAATGCAAGTCGGCCTAAGCTACACTACAAGCAAAGAGAGTATCCAAAATTGTATAAATGATATAAAACAGATGCTTTTAAATCACCCTGGCATCGCTAAAAGCGGTATAGATAGTGCCCTAAATAGCAATGACGCACGGATAAAATATCGCCAAAGTATGGTTTCAGTCGATGACCTAGATGGATATAAGAGCAATCTTTTTGTAGTGCTTGATGAGTTTGGCGATAACTCTATAAATATCTTGATATATTGCTTTAGCAAAAGCGTGATTTGGGGCGAGTATTTAGCTACCAAAGAGGATGTAATGCTAAAAATAATAGAGATAGTAGAGCGATATGATGATGCGAGTTTCGCTTTCCCTAGCAGAAGTCTATATATAGAATCCATACCAAAAATTCAAATCTACAAAGGAGAAAAAAGTGTCTAA